One segment of Leptodactylus fuscus isolate aLepFus1 chromosome 7, aLepFus1.hap2, whole genome shotgun sequence DNA contains the following:
- the LOC142214564 gene encoding taste receptor type 2 member 9-like, giving the protein MDGLVLLISFWGNLYILIVNGFDWMKVKRLKLADKLTFGVSLFEALYEFLKAYGYVSEMLRSQKDLMTSILVTLTIMSCNLWLSTCLCVKFCLTIVNCKNGFFTYLQKRSARNILWLLVSSLMTSFLLIVLWANSAIRTIRTSVSNTSLVILNQNVSEVPKLFEEFMYSAEAYISVSSLGFLMSSASLLTTICSLSRHMKRVKINVHSFRSPTTDVHMRAVRTLFFTFLSHSLFFTAILLTVLKSTEGLWIPYISILTSLCNALSAITTIKGNSRLVRPLDKLFRCLPHGTTT; this is encoded by the coding sequence ATGGATGGCCTTGTATTGCTTATTTCATTTTGGGGAAATTTGTACATCCTCATCGTCAATGGCTTCGATTGGATGAAGGTCAAAAGGCTTAAGCTGGCAGATAAGCTCACCTTCGGTGTCAGTCTATTTGAGGCGTTATATGAGTTCCTGAAAGCTTACGGATACGTTTCTGAAATGTTAAGAAGCCAAAAAGATTTGATGACCAGTATACTGGTGACGTTGACCATAATGTCCTGCAATCTTTGGTTGTCTACTTGCCTCTGTGTGAAGTTCTGTCTTACCATTGTTAACTGCAAAAATGGATTCTTCACGTATCTTCAGAAGAGATCTGCCAGGAACATATTGTGGCTTCTCGTATCGTCCCTCATGACCTCTTTTCTACTAATTGTTCTTTGGGCCAACAGTGCGATAAGAACCATAAGAACCTCAGTATCGAATACCAGTCTCGTAATCCTTAATCAAAATGTATCCGAAGTTCCAAAACTTTTTGAAGAATTTATGTATTCTGCTGAAGCTTATATTTCCGTGTCCTCACTCGGGTTCCTCATGTCCTCAGCCTCTTTACTGACTACTATCTGCTCCCTTTCGAGACACATGAAAAGAGTGAAGATCAATGTCCATAGCTTCAGAAGTCCAACCACTGATGTCCATATGCGAGCCGTCAGAACTTTATTTTTCACGTTTCTTTCACATTCTCTTTTTTTCACTGCTATCCTCCTGACTGTCCTGAAATCGACAGAAGGCTTGTGGATTCCTTATATTTCTATTCTAACATCTTTATGCAATGCCTTAAGTGCTATAACCACAATTAAAGGAAACAGCCGACTGGTCAGACCACTGGACAAACTATTCCGATGTCTTCCTCATGGGACAACTACGTAA